Sequence from the Camelus bactrianus isolate YW-2024 breed Bactrian camel chromosome 21, ASM4877302v1, whole genome shotgun sequence genome:
TGTCCATcggaacacacacacattcaccctACCATACCCAGGACTAAAGGAAAGCCAGGCCAGAGTGGAGTCCACACTCAGCCAAGCCAGGCCCAGCTTTAGGCAAAGATGAGGCGGCAGTGAGCTGGGCGGGTGTGAGGCTGGCATGGGTGACTCAGGGCAGTGGGCATCAGCCCCGGGATCTCCAGGCCCGAGGCAGGGGGCAGCCTGGGAAGAAGCATAGTGCCGCTGTGAGCTGGGCCCTGGCCTCCTTGGTGTAAGAGGGGCAGGTACCTGACCCATTCAGACCTTTCAGCTCCCTTTGCCTTGAGGACAGTGCCCAAAGCAAGTGGGCACTGGGCcatcctgggggcctgggggctgtCCGCGTTTGACAGGGTAGATTTTCACAGGTTCTCATGAATGCTAGGGCGGGTGTCAGAGGTGGATGAGGAATGAGTCAGTGCCCGTCACGGGAATGGGGGAAAGACGCCAGGCCCAGAGCTGAAATACCTGTTCTGAAATGGCTTCTATGTTTATCTCTCcagagaggaattttaaaagcctctctctgctcctgtctccctctctctctccccccccccctctctctcccccctccctccccctcccccaccccagtctctCTTTTccccagggtgggggaggggccttGGTAAGCCTAGCTTGAGCACTGGCAGGCTCTGCAAGGCCAGGCCTCTTAAGGGTCATGCTGACTGGGCAGTGGGTGCCCACCTCAGAGGCCTCTTGGCCtaaccctgcccctcccccttacCCCCAAACCAGGGCTTTGGTTTGAAGCAAGTTGGCAGGCAACTCTGCTGAGTCTCTAGCTGGCAGTGCTTGGGGGAATTCAGAGAAGCTGACCAgcctggagagggaggtggggaggctcTTTTTCCCCTCAAGGACCCCACCCAGACTGGAGCCAGGTGTCTAGAGCTGGGGGGAGGAGCTGGTGGGCAGTCGGGCTGGAGCCTGTGGAGCCTGGGGGgaatgggctgggggaggggagctggctccaccttgggaagagggaggggagaagccgTGTCAGACCTGAGAACTCCAGCATTTCTGGGGCTCATTTCAAGGCAGGTGAAAGAATGGCTTTTGGAGATAAAGGGACAGGGAGGTTTTGGGGTGCTTTGAGAGAAGTGGGCAAGGAGAGCTGAGCATAGATTTGAGCAGTCAGTAGAGGAGATTTGAGAGGACTGAACTGATGAAAGCAATTTAACTTAAAACGACTGGGCATATCTGTGGGTGTGGATATACTGGGTGTTGGGAGAAGAGTGAAGCTGAAAAATGTGAGATATACTCAGTGAATCGGGGAAAACATGAGGAgtaagagaagtgaaaacatagaTAGTTGGGCGCCAAGTACTAGCATGGGAAAGAGAAAGGGTTACTTGGATCTTGATTATAGAATGGGCCAGTAGGTTCACAGATTGAGGTCTAATAATGTTTACAGGAGCAACTGGTAGAATAGATTTGGGGAAGTATTTATGGGTAGGAAAGTGAACTGAGGAAGTATCTAGAAGCCCACCCTTGGGTAAATATCAAGAAGGTTATGGGAATTGTTTTGGTACCTGAAAGACATTAAGTAGGTGCTATTTAGGGTATTAGTGGCAGACAGTGACGGTGACAGGAATGTTTGGAGATAATGGAAAGATATTTAAGAGATCAAGATCAGTAAATATTGGGagttgagttgttttttttttaaatctttggggGGTGTCCAGTGTGAAATGTGAGGGATCATGTAAACATTTGGAAGCTCAGGGTTCTAGCCTGGCTTCTGAGTGACCACCTGCTTCCTCCCCGTCTGTGCATGCCCAGGTTTCGGAATGAGGACTACACAGTACATGTGCGGCTGAATGACTACCTGGACATCATCTGTCCTCATTACGAGGATGACTCTGTGGCAGATGCTGCCATGGAGCGGTATACATTGTACCTGGTGGAGCGTGAGCAGTACCAGCTATGCCAACCGCAGTCCAAGGACCAGGTCCGCTGGCAGTGCAACCAGCCCAGTGCCAGGCATGGCCCAGAGAAGCTGTCTGAGAAGTTCCAGCGTTTCACACCCTTTACCCTGGGCAAGGAGTTCAAAGAGGGACACAGCTACTACTACATCTGTGAGTGCCCGGGAGGCATGCACACGGGTGCATATACTGGGGGCTGCAGTGGTATGCTGTACGTGCTTCGGTATATGCTTATCGGAGAGTCAAGCAGCAGACCACCCCTTCTAGTTCTGAATTCTGTTTTCATTCACTTCCGTTACAAATGTGAAGTGAGCTTCTACTGTGTCTTGGGCACTCTGCTTGGCATTATAGGCACAgggataaataaaacattacaggGCCCCTCTCCTCCAAGAAGCTGGAAAGGGACACACATAGATTAACACATCATTAGAACAGGGTGAGATGGTGGATATGAGCTTGGGGGCCCTGAGAAAATGACTTGGGTAACTGCCAGTCTAGGGGCGCTCATAGAAGGCTTCCTGGGGAAGATGACCTGAGAGCTTAGGACAGCCAGAGGAGTTGGCCAGGAGGTGGGGCATGTATAAAGAGAGCATGACATCTTCAGAGAGCTCCACATGGTTCAGCCTGGCTGGAGCAGGAGGGACACTTGGAAGTAGGGATATAGGAGCTTGGAGAGGTAGATAGGGGTAGAGCATCGTGGCCTAAGAAGTGCTAAgaagtttggactttatcctgcCTGAGGGCAGTAGAGAGCCactggtggatttttttttttttttttaaatgaaggtactggggattgaacccaggacctcatgtatgctaagcatgtgctctaccactgagctattcccaccctCCTACTGGTGGATTTTTAAGATCAGCTTTGTATAGAATGGATCCAGGCCTCACCCTGTCAGTGGGGCTTAGGCAGGGTGAGTACAAAGTGGTTCGGGAAGGGGAGCATATTGTGCAGGCTGCCCCCAACTTCCTGCTGGGAGGACTGTGGGGAGCGGACAGTGTCTATATTCTTTTTACCACCATCTTCAAAGCCAAGGGTTATTCCAAAGAATGGGTGCTTGGGTTGAACTTGGTGCAGAAAGTGGGTAAAAACTAATGAAAGTGAGAATCAAAGAGTagagggaggagagggattaAAATGAGCAGGAACTGGAAAAGCAGGGCCTCAGGCATTTGCACTTACATTTTCTTCCAACAAAGTTTCCTTCCTTTACACTCGGAATTTATTTTGTAGCCAAACCCATTCACCACCAGGAAGACCAGTGCTTGAGGTTGAAAGTGACAGTTAACGGCAAAATCAGTGAGTGTCAGGGCCCTATGggcctccttcctccacctctATCCTGGGCCTGGTCTAGTGATCTGGGATGGTTGGGAAGTCCCACTGCCCAGCTCACCGAGCATTCCTACCCCTCTGCCTCCTTGGTACAGTACCTGACCTATGACCACCCTTTTCTTTCAGCTCACAGTCCTCAGGCCCATGCCAATCCACAGGAGAAGAGACTTCCAGCAGGTAGGTATCTGGAGCAAATTGGGCCTGGGGCACAAAAGGGAGTCTGCTTGAAGAGGTTGCATAAAGGAGGTGGTTCCTTTgccaccaggggctggggaagcctCATTGGGCTGAGGGCTAACCCTGGGGGCCTTTGCCCTCTCACCTTACAGATGACCCAGAGGTGCAGATTCTACATAGCATCGGTCACAGTGCCGCTCCCCGCCTCTTCCCACTTGCCTGGGCTGTGCTGCTCCTGCCATTCCTGCTGCTGCAGACCCCATGAAGGTGTACGCCACGTCTAGCATCAGGATTGGAACTGGGCTGAGGAGGCAGGGGTAGGCCTCCCTCACCTGCCTGGGGCCCCTCCCAAAGCCCCAGTCCTGGGAACCACTCCCACTACATGCACAAGCTGCCACCCGGCAGCCTCAAAACGGGTCAGTGTTAAGGGTTTCAACCCAGAGGAGGTTAGCAGGCCTGGCAGGgccatccccacctccacctcagaGAGCTGGCCAGAGAAGTGGAGACGGTCCTTTCCCCTCCATTCCTGCCCTTAAACCAAAGAAACAAGCTGTGCAGATATGACCTCTTAAGAAGGGCACTGTGAGCTGAGCTGGAAGGGGTTTGGGGTCCCACGGATGGACACTGAGCCTGGCAAAGATGTCCCTCCCGGAGAGAGCCAGGATGACCAGATGAACTGACTAAAGGAAAACCAAGAGACAGTTGCCTGCTTGGGAGCCAGGGACAGGAGAGGCAGCATGCTTGGGCTGACCCAGCATCTCCCCCAAGACTTTCTTCTGTGGAGCTGCCACAGAGAGGTTGTAGCCACGTACTGCATCCTCTCCCATCCAGGGGCAGCACTCCCCAGAGCTGTGCCAGCAGGGGGGCTGTGCCAACCTGGTCTTAGAGTGTAGCTGTAAGGGCAGTGCCCACATGCACAGAGTCTGTGTGTAGAGTGCAGCCTGAAGGGCAGGGCCCATGTGTACAGAACTTGTATAGGAACTTGCTGTGTCTGTGCTGATTTCTATAACtggagttgtttttgtttttgtttttaatacaatgtTCTTTGTCTCAAAATAAAGCAATGTGTTTGGTTCTTTTGACATGCTTTTCTGCCCCTCATCCCATTTTATGATCATTGAATCTGCTACTTGCTAGGCTCAGTGCTACACTAGTAGCAACTGGGTTCGAATTTTTTCTGTCTCTGGGAAGAACATATACCTAGCCCAAAAGGGTGGTGTGTTTCCTCTTCTGAGGGTTGTTCAGGACAGGAGAGCCCCCACAGCAGTCTCTCTTGTTCTAGACTGCACCCCACTCTGGAAGTTCCTCCTGTCCAACCTCTGTCTCACTCCCACCCTCACAGCGCTGGGCTTTGGTTCAGGTACTCAGGCTGTTGGGTGAGTCAGGGCAGCCGCTCAGGGGAACGCCAGCTGAGGCATGCGGCCCGCCCCCACAGCCCCACCAGCAGAGACgtgtgggaggctgggagggaaagTTCCCAGCAGCAAGTAGGTTGGACTAGGGGGTCAGTGATACACTTTTGGCCAGTGGATTGGACAAGTCACGGAAAGTTGGCAGTGTGGCCGAAGGGGGAGGGCGTCTCACAAAGACTTGGTGATTCCTGGCAATTCCTGTTATTTAGGGAAGAGACCGGAAAGAGGCTTCGGCAAACTGGGAAAAGCCTCTGGCGCCCTGGGCAACTTAAGTTTTGAGCTGGGGCTCTGAATGGGAAGCGTATTAAAGTCCGCCTAGTAACCTTTTGTTTTGAGTTCTACCAAGTAGGCTCGCGGGCCTGTGGGAAAGAGAGTTTAACTGGCCGGGGGTCTAGGTGATCTAAAGGGTAAGCAACGTGTGTGGAGCGGCTGGTGCAGGGGACAAATCTGCGTACCCCTAGGAAGGGAACTGGCCAGAAAACAGCCACGTGAAGCCCGGCAACCTGGCGAGCCGACAGCCGGctggcaggggcggggcctgagTTCCGGCTTGACGTGCTAGGGGTGGGCCGGGCTCCGGTTCAGTTTCCGGAGGGACGGCCCAGCGCGCAGGGGCGGAGCCGGGAGCGCGTTGGG
This genomic interval carries:
- the EFNA1 gene encoding ephrin-A1 — its product is MEFLWAPLLGLCCSLAAADRHTVFWNSSNPKFRNEDYTVHVRLNDYLDIICPHYEDDSVADAAMERYTLYLVEREQYQLCQPQSKDQVRWQCNQPSARHGPEKLSEKFQRFTPFTLGKEFKEGHSYYYISKPIHHQEDQCLRLKVTVNGKITHSPQAHANPQEKRLPADDPEVQILHSIGHSAAPRLFPLAWAVLLLPFLLLQTP